The genome window ATAGATAACGGACTTGGCGCCGATATTCTCTGCCAAGAGAAATGCGCCGGAATCCGTCCGGTGAGGAGGAATAGATCCCACCTCGGCCGGATGTTCGAAAAAGCCATACGGAGGAATACCTGTTGTAATTGGCAGATATCCGAGACGACAAAACATCGTTAACTGTTCGATATTGTCGCTATGTCCTATTTTGACTCCTCCATGCTTGGCCAGGAGAATCGACAGCATTTCCGCATTTTGCCAAGAAACTTTATCACCAAGCTTGGACAGTACGCCGGTCGGCATGCCCAATTCCATGCCGATCTTGTACACGTGGCGTGCCCGTGTTCCTCCACCGGTCATCAGGAGAATTTTATGCTCATCTTTCAGCCGAATAAGCTCATCAACAATGGGCAAAATTCCACTTGCCCCGCGGTCCATGATGGATTGCCCGCCGATTTTAAGCACATTGATGTCTGGCTGCATGCGAAAATATTCGCCTGCCTCAGTTTGACGCAAG of Desulfovibrio inopinatus DSM 10711 contains these proteins:
- a CDS encoding uridine kinase — translated: MAKLVREQSEKGRLHIDTSLMGESLVSRELLRQTEAGEYFRMQPDINVLKIGGQSIMDRGASGILPIVDELIRLKDEHKILLMTGGGTRARHVYKIGMELGMPTGVLSKLGDKVSWQNAEMLSILLAKHGGVKIGHSDNIEQLTMFCRLGYLPITTGIPPYGFFEHPAEVGSIPPHRTDSGAFLLAENIGAKSVIYMKDEKGLYSSDPKKVERVEDLDFYSKIHVDELIELDLDDLIVERPVLTFLKHAKCLKQFQIIDALNHPEHIEAALNGEEVGTIVYK